The following proteins are co-located in the Streptosporangium brasiliense genome:
- the thrC gene encoding threonine synthase produces the protein MTRAWRGLIEEYRDRLPVTTATPVVTLLEGGTPLVPAHRVSALTGCDVYLKVEGANPTGSFKDRGMTMAISKAVEDGAKAVICASTGNTSASAAAYAVRAGLTCAVLVPRGKIAMGKLAQALVHGATLLQVEGSFDDCLEMTRKLSENYPIALVNSVNPFRLQGQKTAAFEIVDALGEAPDIHCIPVGNAGNISAYWMGYTEYAADGVSTKTPRMFGFQASGAAPIVNGAPVTHPHTIATAIRIGNPASWQLAEAARDESGGVIQAVTDRQIAAAYKLLAQEEGVFVELASAASVAGLLQAHGQGLVEPGRRIVCTVTGNGLKDPDWAISGAPTPVTIPIDAHAAATALGLA, from the coding sequence ATGACCAGGGCGTGGCGTGGCCTCATCGAGGAGTACCGTGACCGACTTCCGGTGACCACGGCGACGCCCGTCGTCACGCTCCTGGAGGGCGGCACGCCGCTCGTCCCGGCGCACCGGGTATCGGCCCTGACCGGCTGCGACGTCTATCTCAAGGTCGAGGGCGCGAACCCGACCGGCAGCTTCAAGGACCGTGGCATGACCATGGCCATCAGCAAGGCCGTCGAAGACGGCGCGAAGGCCGTCATCTGCGCCTCCACCGGCAACACCAGCGCCTCCGCCGCCGCCTACGCGGTCCGCGCGGGCCTGACCTGCGCCGTGCTGGTGCCCCGGGGCAAGATCGCGATGGGCAAGCTGGCCCAGGCGCTGGTCCACGGGGCCACGCTGCTCCAGGTCGAGGGCTCCTTCGACGACTGCCTGGAGATGACCAGGAAGCTGTCGGAGAACTACCCCATCGCGCTGGTCAACTCGGTGAACCCGTTCCGGCTCCAGGGCCAGAAGACCGCGGCCTTCGAGATCGTCGACGCGCTCGGCGAGGCGCCCGACATCCACTGCATCCCGGTCGGCAACGCGGGCAACATCTCCGCCTACTGGATGGGCTACACCGAATACGCCGCCGACGGCGTCTCCACCAAGACGCCCCGGATGTTCGGCTTCCAGGCCAGCGGCGCCGCGCCGATCGTCAACGGAGCGCCGGTGACCCACCCGCACACGATCGCCACCGCCATCCGCATCGGCAACCCCGCCTCCTGGCAGCTCGCCGAGGCCGCCCGTGACGAGTCCGGCGGCGTCATCCAGGCCGTCACCGACCGTCAGATCGCCGCCGCCTACAAGCTGCTGGCCCAGGAGGAGGGCGTGTTCGTCGAGCTCGCCTCCGCCGCCAGCGTGGCCGGTCTTCTCCAGGCCCACGGGCAGGGCCTCGTCGAGCCGGGCCGTCGCATCGTCTGCACGGTGACCGGCAACGGCCTCAAGGACCCCGACTGGGCCATCTCCGGGGCGCCCACCCCGGTGACGATCCCCATCGACGCCCACGCCGCGGCCACGGCGCTCGGCCTCGCCTAG